From one Nilaparvata lugens isolate BPH chromosome 2, ASM1435652v1, whole genome shotgun sequence genomic stretch:
- the LOC111058042 gene encoding cAMP-dependent protein kinase type II regulatory subunit isoform X2, whose amino-acid sequence MPSRSASVMVKKSSRTAKPEILRKEGRRKSVFAETYDPSDDSDEGQKVVHPKTDEQRKSLAESVKNILLFRSLDKEQMNEVLDAMFEKRVNKDEFVIKQGDDGDNFYVIESGEFEAYVQDDSGEPMLIHTYHGKGSFGELALLYNMPRAASIKAASQGALWAMDRITFRRIVLKSAFRKRKMYEQLIDVVPMLKTLQNYERMNLADALIPKVYQEGETIIKQGDSADGMYFVESGTVRITIIGDNNQETEIKRITKGSYFGELALVTHKPRAASAYSVGETKLAFLEVDAFERLLGPCMDIMKRNIDDYETQLVKIFGSKQNISDVR is encoded by the exons ATGCCCAGTCGCTCTGCATCTGTCATGGTGAAAAAGTCATCTCGGACAGCAA AGCCTGAAATTTTGCGTAAGGAAGGCAGAAGAAAATCTGTGTTTGCAGAAACTTACGATCCTTCGGATGACTCCGACGAAGGACAAAAG GTTGTACATCCGAAAACAGATGAGCAGAGAAAAAGCTTAGCGGAATCTGTAAAGAATATACTTCTATTTAGATCTCTAGATAAA GAACAAATGAATGAAGTATTGGACGCCATGTTTGAGAAGAGAGTTAACAAAGATGAATTCGTCATCAAGCAAGGCGATGATGGAGATAACTTCTATGTCATTGAATC TGGTGAATTCGAGGCATACGTGCAGGACGACTCGGGTGAGCCGATGCTGATTCACACGTATCACGGCAAGGGCAGCTTTGGCGAGCTGGCTCTGCTCTACAACATGCCACGAGCCGCCTCCATCAAGGCCGCCTCTCAGGGCGCACTCTGGGCCATGGACCGCATCACTTTCAGGCGCATCGTGCTCAAG AGCGCGTTCCGCAAGCGCAAGATGTACGAGCAGCTGATCGATGTGGTGCCGATGCTGAAGACGCTGCAGAACTACGAGCGCATGAACCTGGCCGATGCCCTCATCCCCAAGGTCTACCAGGAGGGCGAGACCATCATCAAGCAGGGTGACTCAGCCGACGGCATGTACTTCGTCGAGTCCGGCACTGTCCGCATCACCATCATCGGCGACAACAATCAGGAGACCGAG ATAAAACGTATTACAAAAGGCAGTTACTTCGGAGAGTTGGCTTTGGTCACGCATAAGCCCAGAGCAGCCTCAGCCTACTCTGTTGGAGAAACAAAACTTGCTT TTCTAGAAGTGGATGCTTTCGAACGTCTGCTGGGCCCGTGCATGGACATCATGAAGCGCAACATTGATGACTACGAGACTCAGCTGGTGAAAATATTCGGTTCAAAGCAGAACATTTCCGATGTACGATGA
- the LOC111058042 gene encoding cAMP-dependent protein kinase type II regulatory subunit isoform X1 translates to MSRTPSGKITVPDELRDVLLEFTISYLLDQPPDVVEFAINFFTNMRENRRTGGRSSPDSIISDDEPEILRKEGRRKSVFAETYDPSDDSDEGQKVVHPKTDEQRKSLAESVKNILLFRSLDKEQMNEVLDAMFEKRVNKDEFVIKQGDDGDNFYVIESGEFEAYVQDDSGEPMLIHTYHGKGSFGELALLYNMPRAASIKAASQGALWAMDRITFRRIVLKSAFRKRKMYEQLIDVVPMLKTLQNYERMNLADALIPKVYQEGETIIKQGDSADGMYFVESGTVRITIIGDNNQETEIKRITKGSYFGELALVTHKPRAASAYSVGETKLAFLEVDAFERLLGPCMDIMKRNIDDYETQLVKIFGSKQNISDVR, encoded by the exons ATGAGTAGGACACCGTCTGGGAAAATTACGGTTCCAGACGAACTTCGTGATGTATTGCTAGAATTCACAATAAGCTACTTGTTAGATCAGCCTCCTGATGTGGTTGAATTTGCTATCAACTTCTTCACAAATATGAGGGAAAACCGAAGAACCGGAGGCCGATCATCGCCAGACTCGATCATCTCTGACGATG AGCCTGAAATTTTGCGTAAGGAAGGCAGAAGAAAATCTGTGTTTGCAGAAACTTACGATCCTTCGGATGACTCCGACGAAGGACAAAAG GTTGTACATCCGAAAACAGATGAGCAGAGAAAAAGCTTAGCGGAATCTGTAAAGAATATACTTCTATTTAGATCTCTAGATAAA GAACAAATGAATGAAGTATTGGACGCCATGTTTGAGAAGAGAGTTAACAAAGATGAATTCGTCATCAAGCAAGGCGATGATGGAGATAACTTCTATGTCATTGAATC TGGTGAATTCGAGGCATACGTGCAGGACGACTCGGGTGAGCCGATGCTGATTCACACGTATCACGGCAAGGGCAGCTTTGGCGAGCTGGCTCTGCTCTACAACATGCCACGAGCCGCCTCCATCAAGGCCGCCTCTCAGGGCGCACTCTGGGCCATGGACCGCATCACTTTCAGGCGCATCGTGCTCAAG AGCGCGTTCCGCAAGCGCAAGATGTACGAGCAGCTGATCGATGTGGTGCCGATGCTGAAGACGCTGCAGAACTACGAGCGCATGAACCTGGCCGATGCCCTCATCCCCAAGGTCTACCAGGAGGGCGAGACCATCATCAAGCAGGGTGACTCAGCCGACGGCATGTACTTCGTCGAGTCCGGCACTGTCCGCATCACCATCATCGGCGACAACAATCAGGAGACCGAG ATAAAACGTATTACAAAAGGCAGTTACTTCGGAGAGTTGGCTTTGGTCACGCATAAGCCCAGAGCAGCCTCAGCCTACTCTGTTGGAGAAACAAAACTTGCTT TTCTAGAAGTGGATGCTTTCGAACGTCTGCTGGGCCCGTGCATGGACATCATGAAGCGCAACATTGATGACTACGAGACTCAGCTGGTGAAAATATTCGGTTCAAAGCAGAACATTTCCGATGTACGATGA